CCGGACGCAGCGCCCAGGGCCGCGGCCCAGCGGTGGCGGTCCCCGGCGGACCCCGCCGACCGCCCGGGGCGGGCGGCGGGCGCCGGCGCGGGAGCCGTTCGCGCCGCCGTACCGGATCGTGGAGCTGCGCTCGCCGGACGGGCCGCTGCGGGCCCGGGTCGACCCGCGGCCGGAGCATCCGCACCGGGCGCCGGGCAGCCCGCTGCGCCGCTTCGTCCGGACCTGGGGCTGGCGGGCGTACGCGCTGCCGATCCTGACCGTGCTGACCGTCCTGTGCGGCGTCGACGTGGCCAACGGGGCGGAGGCCGGGATGCCGCTGATCGGCTCGGACCCGAAGCCGTCCCCGCCGGCGGCTGCGCCGGTAGCGCCGCCGGTGGTCGCGACGACCGCGGCGCCGAAGCCGACGCCGACGTCGTCCGGGATCTTCGTGGACGACGGCGGCTCCGGCACGGCCCGCCCGCTGCCGCCGACCGCGCTGCCGGCCGGCGCCGCGTTCGCGCAGCGGGGCACCGGCGTCTACACGATCCTGCGGGGCAACTCCAAGGTCTACGGCACCGGCCCGCTGCACCGCTTCACCGTCGAGGTCGAGGGCGGCGTGACCGAGAACGCCTCGGCGTTCGCGGCCGCGGTCGAGCGGACGCTGTCCGACGAGCACAGCTGGGGGCACGGCGGGCGGGCCTCGTTCCAGCGCGTGGACAGCGGCGAGATCGACTTCCGGGTCAGCCTGACCGCGTCCCTGTCCGTACGGACCCTCTGCGGCTACGACCTGCCGTACGAGACGTCCTGCTACAACGGCGACAAGGCGCGGGTCGTCATCAACGACGCGCGCTGGGTCCGCGGCGCGGTCGCGTACGGCGGGAACCTGGCGCAATACCGGCTGTACGTGGTCAACCACGAGGTCGGCCACGCGCTCGGCAACAACCACGTCGGCTGCCCGAAGAAGGACGCGCTCGCGCCGATCATGATGCAGCAGACCCTCGGCATCTCGACCGCCGGCGTCGGCGCCTGCAAACCCAACCCGTGGCCCTACCCCTAGCCCCACCGCACCCGGGGCGCGCCGGCGTCGAAAGAGGACGGTCTCGGACCTGACGATCGTCGTTGTCGGTCGGAGATCGACAACGACAAATGTGAAGGTGGTCCGCGGCGATCGGGGATCGACGCGGCGGACCCCCCGGGGAACACCGGGTGGGACGCG
The genomic region above belongs to Mycobacteriales bacterium and contains:
- a CDS encoding DUF3152 domain-containing protein, with protein sequence MTRPGPAARSRRPGAGEVGHPDRIRTQRPGPRPSGGGPRRTPPTARGGRRAPAREPFAPPYRIVELRSPDGPLRARVDPRPEHPHRAPGSPLRRFVRTWGWRAYALPILTVLTVLCGVDVANGAEAGMPLIGSDPKPSPPAAAPVAPPVVATTAAPKPTPTSSGIFVDDGGSGTARPLPPTALPAGAAFAQRGTGVYTILRGNSKVYGTGPLHRFTVEVEGGVTENASAFAAAVERTLSDEHSWGHGGRASFQRVDSGEIDFRVSLTASLSVRTLCGYDLPYETSCYNGDKARVVINDARWVRGAVAYGGNLAQYRLYVVNHEVGHALGNNHVGCPKKDALAPIMMQQTLGISTAGVGACKPNPWPYP